One Vitis vinifera cultivar Pinot Noir 40024 chromosome 8, ASM3070453v1 genomic window carries:
- the LOC109122986 gene encoding uncharacterized mitochondrial protein AtMg00810-like → MVTVKVLLSLASIYNWHLTHLDVNNAFLHGDLSEEVFMHLPPGYHREGKPLLPSNTVLYVDDIIVASNNKIVVDNLKNSLNKSFKLKDLGNLKYFLGLEVARSAKGILISQRKYALELLSETGYLGCKPAKTPMQPNMQLSQDDRELLTDPSMYRRLIGKFIYLTITRPDLTYSVNKLSQFLSQPRRPHLQAVYRILQYIKGSPGKGIFFSASSSIQLKAFSDSDWAACPDSRKSVTGFCIFLGDSLISWKSKKQRTVSRSLAEVEYRAMAHVTCELTWLIALLNDLGVPHTQPALFYCDNQAALHIAANPVFHERTKHIEIDCHIVREKIQTGMLKILHVASQHQLTDILTKPLFPDQFNYLIDKMGMYNIYIPS, encoded by the exons ATGGTTACTGTCAAGGTATTACTCTCTCTTGCTTCTATTTACAATTGGCATTTGACTCACCTTGATGTCAATAATGCATTTTTGCACGGTGATCTGTCTGAAGAAGTTTTCATGCATCTTCCTCCTGGTTATCACCGTGAGGGGAAGCCTTTATTACCTTCCAACACAGTTT tgtatgttgatgacataataGTTGCTAGTAACAACAAGATTGTTGTTGATAATTTGAAGAATTCTCTCAACAAAAGCTTCAAATTAAAGGATCTAGGAAATCTCAAGTATTTTCTTGGACTTGAAGTAGCTAGATCAGCTAAAGGGATCCTAATAAGCCAGAGAAAATATGCTCTGGAACTCCTATCTGAAACAGGCTACTTAGGATGCAAACCTGCCAAAACTCCAATGCAACCGAATATGCAACTTTCTCAAGATGATAGAGAGCTGCTAACAGATCCCAGCATGTATAGAAGGCTCATAGGGAAGTTTATATACCTTACTATCACCAGGCCAGACTTAACTTACTCGGTGAACAAATTGAGCCAATTCCTAAGTCAACCGAGGAGACCCCATTTgcaagcagtctacaggattcttcaATATATCAAAGGATCACCAGGCAAAGGTATTTTCTTCTCAGCTTCCTCATCTATTCAATTAAAGGCCTTCTCAGATTCTGATTGGGCAGCATGCCCAGATTCTAGAAAATCAGTCACTGGATTTTGCATATTTCTTGGAGATTCTTTGATATCATGGAAATCAAAAAAGCAAAGGACAGTTTCAAGATCCTTAGCTGAAGTAGAGTATCGAGCAATGGCTCATGTGACTTGTGAGCTAACATGGTTGATTGCCTTACTCAATGACTTAGGAGTTCCACACACACAACCTGCTTTGTTCTACTGTGACAACCAAGCTGCTCTACACATTGCTGCAAACCCGGTCTTCCATGAGCGTACTAAACACATAGAGATAGATTGTCATATTGTAAGAGAGAAGATTCAAACAGGTATGCTCAAAATTCTGCATGTTGCTTCACAACATCAATTGACTGATATACTTACCAAACCTCTCTTTCCTGATCAATTCAATTATCTCATAGACAAGATGGGAATGTATAACATATACATTCCAtcttga